One genomic segment of Microcella indica includes these proteins:
- a CDS encoding formate/nitrite transporter family protein — MSDKRDDDHHNEEHKEKQRERRAELGDNDAPVEGELEKTFDATVEEGAERLQRTFPNMLITGFFGGLEVGLGVMAYLFVLHETGNHLLAALAFGIGFIALLLAGSELFTENFLMPVAAVIAREASVKRLAMLWGGTVVANLAGGWLFMGLLMIAVPAWHELVIETAREFAEAPLTLETAALAILGGSTITLLTRMHQGTESTVAKIIASVAAAFLA; from the coding sequence ATGAGCGACAAGCGCGACGACGATCACCACAACGAGGAACACAAGGAGAAGCAGCGCGAGCGACGCGCCGAGCTCGGCGACAACGACGCCCCCGTCGAGGGGGAGCTCGAGAAGACGTTCGACGCGACCGTCGAAGAAGGCGCCGAGCGGCTGCAGCGCACCTTCCCGAACATGCTCATCACGGGGTTCTTCGGCGGACTCGAGGTGGGGCTAGGCGTCATGGCATACCTCTTCGTGCTCCATGAGACCGGCAACCACCTCCTCGCGGCGCTCGCGTTCGGCATCGGGTTCATCGCCCTCCTGCTCGCCGGCAGCGAGCTGTTCACCGAGAACTTCCTCATGCCCGTCGCCGCCGTCATCGCCCGCGAAGCGTCGGTGAAGCGGCTCGCGATGCTGTGGGGCGGCACCGTCGTCGCCAACCTCGCCGGCGGCTGGCTCTTCATGGGGCTGCTCATGATCGCCGTGCCCGCGTGGCACGAGCTCGTCATCGAGACCGCGCGGGAGTTCGCCGAAGCCCCGCTGACCCTCGAGACGGCGGCCCTCGCGATCCTCGGCGGCAGCACCATTACTCTTCTGACGCGCATGCACCAGGGCACGGAGTCGACAGTGGCGAAGATCATCGCGTCGGTCGCCGCAGCCTTCCTGGCCTGA
- a CDS encoding GNAT family N-acetyltransferase, which translates to MTEPTFTIRGATEDDYEGVHAILTSPHIMQGTLRVPLASTDYSKARLSPRNGVHQIVAVDNETEEIVGFGELITTPDEPRARHAGEIDLVAVSEDSQSQGVGSALMDSMIDLADNWLDLKRLSLIAFVGNDRAIALYERLGFEHEGIMRRVGYGDGDWMDAVIMARLRD; encoded by the coding sequence ATGACTGAGCCCACTTTCACGATCCGCGGAGCCACCGAGGACGACTACGAGGGCGTGCACGCGATCCTCACCAGCCCCCACATCATGCAGGGAACCCTGCGGGTGCCCCTCGCGAGCACGGACTACTCGAAGGCCCGCCTCTCGCCGCGCAACGGCGTGCACCAGATCGTCGCGGTCGACAACGAGACGGAGGAGATCGTCGGATTCGGCGAACTCATCACCACGCCCGACGAGCCGCGCGCCCGTCATGCCGGCGAGATCGACCTCGTCGCGGTGAGCGAAGACTCGCAGAGTCAAGGAGTCGGCTCCGCCCTCATGGACTCCATGATCGACCTCGCCGACAACTGGCTCGACCTCAAGCGCCTCTCCCTCATCGCCTTCGTCGGCAACGACCGCGCTATCGCCCTCTACGAGCGCCTCGGCTTCGAGCACGAGGGCATCATGCGCCGCGTCGGCTACGGCGACGGCGACTGGATGGACGCCGTCATAATGGCGCGCCTGCGCGACTGA
- a CDS encoding TadE family protein, whose translation MLCRRVTRRYPHDRGSAPVEFVLVGALLTLVTVSVLQLALALHVRSTLIDAAAEGARHAALADSSLAAGVERSRDLIATAVGESYAGDISAGFGSYEGHPVVVVTVRSPLPLLGLAGLDRGLEVSGRAALEPLR comes from the coding sequence ATGCTCTGCCGACGTGTCACTCGCCGATACCCGCACGACCGAGGTTCGGCGCCCGTCGAGTTCGTCCTCGTCGGCGCCCTGCTGACCCTCGTGACCGTGTCGGTGCTGCAGCTCGCGCTCGCCCTCCACGTGCGGTCGACTCTCATCGATGCGGCGGCGGAGGGCGCCCGGCACGCGGCGCTCGCCGACAGCAGCCTCGCGGCCGGGGTGGAGCGCAGCCGCGACCTCATCGCGACCGCCGTCGGGGAGTCCTACGCGGGCGACATCTCGGCAGGATTCGGCAGCTACGAGGGCCACCCGGTCGTTGTCGTGACGGTGCGCTCCCCGCTGCCCCTCCTCGGGCTCGCGGGGCTCGACCGCGGGTTGGAGGTGAGCGGGCGTGCCGCGCTCGAACCGCTGCGCTGA
- a CDS encoding pilus assembly protein TadG-related protein, with the protein MHRWRRALHDDRGSTLPLIIGYAGLALVVVLLVTAATALYLERARLFTLADGAALVGAESFDLGDVTVREGEVLRPRLTDARVRADVSAYLAAAPTGSVEGLALESATSPDGLSARVTLSSYWRPPALTVFVPDGLRLEVTATARSVFD; encoded by the coding sequence GTGCACCGTTGGCGACGGGCCCTTCACGACGACCGCGGCTCGACCCTGCCGCTCATCATCGGCTACGCGGGGCTCGCGCTCGTGGTCGTGCTGCTCGTCACGGCGGCGACGGCGCTGTACCTCGAGCGCGCGCGCCTGTTCACGCTCGCCGACGGCGCGGCGCTCGTCGGCGCCGAGTCGTTCGACCTCGGCGACGTGACCGTGCGCGAGGGGGAGGTGCTGAGGCCGAGGCTCACCGACGCGCGCGTGCGCGCGGACGTCTCGGCGTACCTCGCCGCGGCTCCGACCGGCTCCGTCGAGGGGCTCGCGCTCGAGTCTGCGACAAGCCCCGACGGGTTGAGCGCGCGCGTGACCCTCTCGAGCTACTGGCGTCCGCCCGCGCTCACCGTCTTCGTGCCCGACGGCCTGCGCCTCGAGGTCACCGCGACGGCGCGCAGCGTCTTCGACTGA
- a CDS encoding 3'-5' exonuclease has translation MPDPRPVTLISVDIEAAGPSPSDYAMLSIGACLVDDPEQAFYIELQPDRETVDDAAMSIGGFTVDELRASGTAPREAMAAFADWIEAVTPRQSRPLLVGFNAPFDWMFVADYFHRYLGRNPLGHAALDVKAYYAGVTGVPWGETSLHRVAEHYRLKMVLTHNALDDARDQATLFRAIRAEQQERSAGA, from the coding sequence ATGCCCGACCCTCGACCCGTCACCCTCATCTCCGTCGACATCGAGGCCGCGGGCCCGAGCCCGAGCGACTACGCGATGCTCTCCATCGGCGCATGCCTTGTCGACGACCCCGAGCAGGCGTTCTACATCGAGCTGCAGCCCGACCGCGAGACGGTCGACGACGCGGCGATGAGCATCGGCGGCTTCACGGTCGACGAGCTGCGAGCATCCGGCACCGCGCCCCGCGAGGCGATGGCGGCTTTCGCCGACTGGATCGAGGCGGTGACGCCGCGGCAGTCCCGCCCGCTCCTCGTCGGCTTCAACGCCCCCTTCGACTGGATGTTCGTCGCCGACTACTTCCACCGCTACCTCGGCCGCAACCCGCTCGGGCACGCCGCGCTCGACGTCAAGGCCTACTACGCAGGCGTGACCGGCGTTCCCTGGGGCGAGACGAGCCTGCACCGCGTGGCCGAGCACTATCGCCTGAAGATGGTCCTGACGCATAATGCACTCGACGACGCACGCGATCAGGCGACCCTGTTCCGGGCCATCCGGGCCGAGCAGCAGGAGCGCTCCGCGGGCGCCTGA
- a CDS encoding SDR family NAD(P)-dependent oxidoreductase: protein MTTLQGSSILVVGATGGLGRHLARQLADAGAHLTLSARSMTDLEALGIPGQLVPADLTDPAAVRTLVATAVTAHGQLDGIVNAAGAVAFGALADTADDTIEALWAINALAPMRMLRAALPSLRESAEQGREPFVLTLSGVVSEHPTNGIGAYSAVKSALAAYVQVAAREVRRSGIRVIDARPGHTETELSRHPIAGETPKFPTGLEPAAVAQRIVAAIAGDEKDLPSTAFSEVPAATSQMVKAEEATTPTGAHPAVAMAAQMPLETAESAPAAGSAADGGSAPGGGSAADGGAAPDGGHHA from the coding sequence ATGACCACTCTGCAGGGATCCTCCATCCTCGTCGTCGGAGCGACGGGCGGCCTCGGTCGGCACCTGGCTCGCCAGCTCGCCGACGCGGGCGCGCACCTCACCTTGAGCGCGCGCTCCATGACCGACCTCGAAGCCCTCGGCATCCCCGGCCAGCTCGTGCCCGCCGACCTCACCGACCCGGCCGCCGTGCGCACCCTCGTCGCGACGGCGGTCACGGCCCACGGCCAGCTCGACGGCATCGTCAACGCCGCGGGCGCCGTCGCCTTCGGCGCGCTCGCCGACACCGCCGACGACACGATCGAGGCACTGTGGGCGATCAACGCCCTCGCCCCCATGAGGATGCTCCGGGCCGCGCTCCCCTCCCTGCGCGAGAGTGCCGAGCAGGGCAGGGAGCCCTTCGTGCTCACGCTCAGCGGAGTGGTGAGCGAGCACCCCACCAACGGCATCGGCGCGTACTCGGCCGTCAAGTCCGCCCTCGCCGCCTACGTGCAGGTCGCCGCTCGCGAGGTGCGCCGGTCGGGCATCCGCGTCATCGATGCGCGTCCCGGCCACACGGAGACCGAGCTCTCCCGCCACCCGATCGCCGGCGAGACGCCGAAGTTCCCGACCGGCCTCGAGCCGGCTGCCGTCGCGCAGCGCATCGTCGCGGCGATCGCCGGAGACGAGAAGGATCTGCCGTCGACGGCGTTCAGCGAGGTGCCCGCGGCGACCAGCCAGATGGTGAAGGCCGAGGAGGCGACGACGCCGACGGGCGCCCACCCGGCCGTCGCGATGGCCGCGCAGATGCCGCTCGAGACGGCGGAGTCGGCGCCGGCCGCGGGCTCGGCTGCAGACGGCGGGTCTGCGCCTGGCGGTGGTTCTGCGGCTGACGGTGGTGCTGCGCCAGACGGCGGCCACCACGCCTGA
- the prfB gene encoding peptide chain release factor 2, producing MIDLDFSERIGAARSTFADIRAVVDVDRLQSEIAALSEQASAPDLWDDTTHAQKVTSDLSHRQTELERIEALQQRLDDLDVLIEMAKEADDEDAAAECAAELTAIEKTLGEMEVRTLLDGEYDARPAVVTIRAGAGGVDAADFADMLLRMYLRWAEQHDYSTTVMDISYAEEAGIKSATFEVDAPHAFGTLSVEAGTHRLVRMSPFGAAGKRQTSFAAVEVIPLLEESAAIEVPETDIRVDVFRSSGPGGQSVNTTDSAVRITHLPTGLVVSMQNEKSQIQNRAAAMRVLQSRLLILQKEQEAATKKELAGTITASWGDQMRSYVLAPYQMVKDLRTEYEVNNPSAVFDGDLDGFIAAGIKWRKRAPVV from the coding sequence ATGATCGACCTGGACTTTTCTGAGCGCATCGGCGCCGCCCGCAGCACCTTCGCCGACATTCGTGCCGTCGTCGACGTCGACCGACTGCAGTCGGAGATCGCCGCGCTGAGCGAGCAGGCCTCCGCCCCCGACCTGTGGGACGACACGACTCACGCGCAGAAGGTCACGAGCGATCTCAGCCACCGCCAGACCGAGCTCGAGCGCATCGAGGCCCTGCAGCAGCGACTCGACGACCTCGACGTGCTCATCGAGATGGCGAAGGAGGCCGACGACGAGGACGCCGCGGCCGAGTGCGCCGCCGAGCTCACGGCGATCGAGAAGACCCTCGGCGAGATGGAGGTGCGCACCCTCCTCGACGGCGAGTACGACGCGCGCCCCGCGGTCGTCACGATCCGCGCCGGAGCGGGAGGGGTCGACGCCGCCGACTTCGCCGACATGCTCCTGCGCATGTACCTGCGCTGGGCCGAGCAGCACGACTACTCCACGACCGTCATGGACATCTCCTACGCGGAGGAGGCGGGCATCAAGTCCGCGACCTTCGAGGTGGATGCGCCCCACGCCTTCGGCACCCTGAGCGTCGAGGCGGGCACGCACCGCCTCGTGCGCATGTCGCCCTTCGGCGCCGCGGGCAAGCGCCAGACGAGCTTCGCCGCGGTCGAGGTCATTCCCCTGCTGGAGGAAAGTGCGGCGATCGAGGTGCCGGAGACGGACATCCGGGTCGATGTGTTCCGCTCGTCCGGGCCGGGCGGGCAGTCCGTCAACACGACCGACTCAGCGGTGCGCATCACCCACCTGCCGACCGGTCTCGTGGTCTCGATGCAGAACGAGAAGAGCCAGATCCAGAACCGCGCCGCGGCGATGCGCGTGCTGCAGTCGCGCCTGCTCATCCTCCAGAAGGAGCAGGAGGCTGCGACGAAGAAGGAGCTCGCCGGCACGATCACGGCGAGCTGGGGCGACCAGATGCGCTCCTACGTCCTCGCGCCGTACCAGATGGTCAAGGACCTGCGCACGGAGTACGAGGTCAACAATCCCTCGGCCGTCTTCGACGGAGACCTCGACGGCTTCATCGCCGCGGGCATCAAGTGGCGCAAGCGCGCTCCCGTGGTGTAA
- the ftsE gene encoding cell division ATP-binding protein FtsE, giving the protein MIRFEEVTKVYRGTARPALNGVSLEILSGEFVFLVGASGSGKSTFLRLVLKEEKPTSGSIHVLGQDLGAISSRKVPYFRRNLGVVFQDFRLLPNKTVFANVAFTLQVIGKSKGFIHEAVPDALRTVGLEGKEGRFPHELSGGEQQRVAIARALVNKPAIMLADEPTGNLDPATSAGIMTLLERINANGTTVIMATHDAGIVDRLQRRVIEVIGGRIVRDERGGGYQTQANPVLSHAGQSQSGVSQAGEPR; this is encoded by the coding sequence ATGATTCGCTTCGAAGAGGTCACCAAGGTGTACCGCGGGACGGCTCGACCGGCGCTCAACGGCGTCAGCCTCGAGATTCTCAGCGGTGAGTTCGTGTTCCTCGTCGGCGCCTCCGGCTCGGGCAAGTCGACCTTCCTGCGCCTCGTGCTCAAGGAGGAGAAGCCGACGAGCGGGTCCATCCATGTGCTCGGGCAAGACCTCGGCGCGATCTCGAGCCGCAAGGTTCCGTACTTCCGCCGCAATCTCGGTGTCGTCTTCCAAGACTTCCGGCTGCTGCCCAACAAGACGGTCTTCGCCAACGTCGCCTTCACCCTGCAGGTCATCGGCAAGAGCAAGGGATTCATCCACGAGGCCGTGCCCGATGCCCTGCGCACGGTCGGCCTCGAGGGCAAGGAGGGGCGGTTTCCGCACGAGCTCTCCGGCGGAGAGCAGCAGCGCGTCGCCATCGCACGTGCGCTCGTCAACAAGCCCGCGATCATGCTCGCCGACGAGCCCACCGGCAACCTCGACCCGGCGACGAGCGCGGGCATCATGACCCTGCTCGAGCGCATCAACGCCAACGGCACGACCGTCATCATGGCGACGCACGACGCTGGCATCGTCGACCGCCTGCAACGTCGCGTCATCGAGGTCATCGGCGGCCGCATCGTGCGCGACGAGCGCGGCGGCGGGTACCAGACGCAGGCGAACCCCGTGCTGTCGCACGCGGGCCAGTCGCAGTCGGGCGTGTCGCAGGCGGGTGAGCCGCGATGA
- the ftsX gene encoding permease-like cell division protein FtsX: MRLGLVLSEVGQGLRRNLSMVVSVVLVTFISLTFVGAAMLLQMQITEMKSYWFDRAQVAVYLCTEFATIGGCEQQAATPEQIAQVEAQLESATLAPFIDTYYFETQEEAYANFQDQFAGTAAAELVSPEFLPPAFWVDLVDVDQSQILVDALGGLAGVESIEDERAYLDGVFDVLNASSITAVGIAALMLVAAVLLIATTIRLSAFSRRRELGIMRLVGASNRFIQTPFILEGVVAALIGSALAGVAIIAIVEFFVQGYLTQALPLTSLVGLDEALLVAPVLLVAGALLAAVSANVAITRYLRV; encoded by the coding sequence ATGAGGCTCGGTCTCGTCCTCAGCGAGGTCGGCCAGGGGCTGCGCCGCAACCTCTCCATGGTCGTCTCCGTCGTGCTCGTGACGTTCATCTCCCTCACCTTCGTGGGTGCCGCAATGCTGCTGCAGATGCAGATCACCGAGATGAAGTCGTACTGGTTCGACCGCGCTCAGGTCGCCGTGTACCTGTGCACGGAGTTCGCGACGATCGGCGGGTGCGAGCAGCAGGCCGCGACGCCCGAGCAGATCGCCCAGGTGGAGGCGCAGCTGGAGTCCGCGACACTCGCGCCGTTCATCGACACGTACTACTTCGAGACGCAGGAGGAGGCGTACGCGAACTTCCAGGACCAGTTCGCGGGCACCGCGGCCGCCGAGCTCGTCTCGCCCGAGTTCCTGCCTCCCGCCTTCTGGGTCGACCTCGTCGACGTCGACCAGAGCCAGATCCTCGTCGATGCGCTCGGCGGCCTCGCCGGCGTCGAGAGCATCGAGGATGAGCGGGCCTACCTCGACGGCGTCTTCGACGTGCTCAACGCCTCGAGCATCACGGCGGTCGGCATCGCGGCGCTCATGCTCGTCGCCGCCGTGCTGCTCATCGCCACGACGATCCGGCTCAGCGCGTTCTCGCGCCGCCGCGAGCTCGGCATCATGCGGCTCGTCGGCGCGTCCAACCGGTTCATCCAGACGCCGTTCATCCTCGAGGGCGTCGTCGCCGCGCTCATCGGCTCGGCCCTCGCGGGGGTCGCGATCATCGCGATCGTCGAGTTCTTCGTGCAGGGCTACCTGACGCAGGCGCTGCCTCTCACGTCCCTCGTGGGGCTCGATGAGGCGCTGCTCGTCGCACCCGTGCTGCTCGTGGCGGGGGCGCTGCTCGCCGCAGTGTCGGCGAACGTCGCGATCACGCGCTACCTGCGCGTCTGA
- the smpB gene encoding SsrA-binding protein SmpB: MPKEQGRKVVATNRKARHDYTIEDTYEAGLVLSGTEVKSLRMGRASLVDGYGFIDGGEAWLDAVHIPEYTQGTWTNHPPRRKRKMLLHKAQIIKISQKTQEGGYTLVPLSIYFSDGRAKVELAVAKGKREYDKRHALREKQDKREAERAMRLRNIRGE; the protein is encoded by the coding sequence GTGCCGAAGGAGCAGGGCAGGAAGGTCGTCGCGACCAACCGCAAGGCGCGCCACGACTACACGATCGAGGACACCTACGAGGCCGGTCTCGTGCTGAGCGGTACCGAGGTCAAGTCGTTGCGCATGGGGCGGGCGAGCCTCGTGGACGGCTACGGCTTCATCGACGGGGGTGAGGCATGGCTCGACGCCGTGCACATTCCCGAGTACACGCAGGGCACGTGGACCAACCACCCGCCCCGCCGCAAGCGCAAGATGCTGCTGCACAAGGCCCAGATCATCAAGATCAGCCAGAAGACTCAGGAGGGCGGCTACACGCTCGTGCCGCTGAGCATCTACTTCAGCGACGGTCGCGCCAAGGTCGAACTCGCCGTGGCGAAGGGCAAGCGCGAGTACGACAAGCGTCACGCGCTGCGTGAGAAGCAGGACAAGCGCGAGGCCGAGCGCGCCATGCGACTGCGCAACATCCGCGGCGAGTAG